GAAACGACATTCATTACGAAATATATTCATCACGAAATGACACCGGATAAACGCTATGCTTTTGTTACTCGTTTTGGCTGTGATTGTAGTCGCCGTTTACGGCTGGTTAAAACAGCCGCAGTATGTATCACCAGAGGTCAAGCCCCAGCCGGAAAACCCACTCTTTCGCGATGGCGCGTTTCATAACCCGGTCGCCCGCCCAACGGTGGCAAGTCAGAGCCGTTGGGCTCTGCTGTACCGATTTCTTTTTGAGAAAGATGATGGTGCGTTGCCAGATACCCATTTGCCGTCGGAAAAAACCGATCTGCACCAGTTGAGTAAAACGGATAACGTCATCATCTGGATGGGCCATTCCAGCTATTTCATTCAACTGGAAGGGAAAACGTTCCTGCTGGATCCGGTATTTAGCGACAACGCTTCGCCGGTGCCACGCACCAACGTCGCTTTCAAGGGCAGCAATGTGTATTCACCGGATGATGTTCCCACCATCGACTATCTGCTGATCACCCACGATCACTGGGATCATCTGGATTATCCCACGCTGAACGCGCTACGCGGGAAAATCCGTCGCATCGTCACGCCAACGGGCGTGGGGTCCTATTTTGTAAAATGGGGTTTCCCGCAGAAAGACATTACGGAAGGCGGCTGGTTCAGTTGTCTGAAAGAGAATGGTGTCGACATCCATGTACTTCCGACACAGCATTTTTCTGGCCGACTCCTCAAGCATAATCAAACGCTGTGGGGTTCATTTGCGCTGATTACGGAACAACATCGTCTGTATCTCGGCGGAGACAGCGGCTATGGTGCGCATTACAAAGCGATCGCTGAGCGTCTGGGCGGATTCGATATCGCGATACTGGAATGCGGGCAGTACGATCGGGACTGGCCCCACGTTCACATGACGCCGGAAGAAAGTGCGCAGGCGGCCAGTGATTTGCAGGCAAAAGCGGTACTACCGAGCCATAACAGCAAATTTAAGCTGGCGCACCACCGCTGGAACGATCCGCTGGAGCGCATTTCTCAGGCGAGTGAAAATCAAGACTGGCGACTGATGACGCCCCGCATTGGCGAACGCGTTCAGGTCGATAACCCGCAGCAGGCGTTTAGCCAGTGGTGGAATTTCAGTTCTATGAAGTGATGCTGCATATCTCAACGAATCTATGCTGTGTCCCTTAACTATTTATTGTACAACTTAGCATGGGTAATAACTGTGCAAAAAAACTTTTAAACGATAAAAATCGCTCCAGAAACGCTTAATATTCAACCAAAAATCACATTTCGGAAAGGGTTCCTACAGTACTTTTTGGTATGTGGGGAGGTTAAGGGACACACTCTAGCTAGCGATCCTCTGAATCAATAAAAGCCTGCCCGATGTGATCAGGCAGATATAATGCTATGCGCGCCAGAAGAAACGTGAAAAAAGCATCAAAATAGGGTAAATCTCCAAGCGTCCCATTATCATCGCTGCACACATTAAATATTTAGCCTCATCTTTGAGAGTACCAAACGTTGAGGCGGTTTCACCAAACCCTAATCCCATATTGTTAATGCATGCCGCGACGGTAGCAAACGAGGTGAGTAAATCATATCCCATCATATTCAGTACCCAGATGAAAAAGATTGTGAAAAGCATATAAAGGAAGAAGAAACTCCATACAGAATGCATGACACGATCATTCACCGTACTGCCACCTACTTTTATATTCATTAATGCACGTGGATGAGCCAGTTGATGTAATTCATGCCGACTTTGTTTCAGCAAAATCAAAAAACGTAATGTTTTAATGCCACCACATGTTGAACCAACACACCCCCCAAAAAAACTCATAAATAACAAAAACACAATAGTGTGAGTTGGCCAGTTCGCATAATCAGCGGTTGCCAGACCGTTATCAGTCATCATGGAACTGGCAAGGAAAAAGGCATGGATGAAACTATCAAACATGTTATACATCCCCGCGTGCCATACTTGCCAGGTAGTGAGGAGAACAACAATACATGTCACCAGCAGAAAGAAACGAAGTTCGGCATTACGCTGAAAAGGTTTCAGGGTACGTTTAGTGATAGCGATATACCATAAGGTAAAATTAAATGCGGAAAGCAGCGAAAATAAACCCGCAACGAATTCAATAGCATGGTTGTTGTAAAAACCGATACTTTCCGTTTGGGTCGAGAAACCGCCTAGTGATACAGTTGATAAACCATGACACAGTGCGTCAAAAGCAGGCATACCTGCAAGCATGTAAGAAAAAGTACAGGCTAATCCGAGCAGTGAATATGTTAACCAGAGACTGCGTGATGTATCTGCCAGTCGAGGCGTCAGTTTTTCTTCTTTAAAAGGACCTGGCATTTCCGACTGATAAAGTTTTGCTCCACCAATACCTAATAAAGGGAGTACTGCAACGGCAAGGACAATAACCCCCAAACCGCCAATAAAATTCAGTTGAGCTCGATAATAAAGATAGGCATGTGGCAGTGAACTAACATCAGCCACAACGGTAGCGCCAGTTGTGGTTATACCGGAAACACCTTCAAATAATGCATCGGCAAAGCTTAAGTTCAGTGCGTCATCCTGCCATATCGGGATGGCGCTAATAAGAGAAAATAATATCCAAAACAGAACGATAATGATAAAGCCATCTCGGGTTCGTAGTTGTATTCCTGCTCGCCGGGTCAGAACCCAGGCTATGCCTCCGAGAGAAAAAAAAGTAATGAACGTACTGAGAAAAACAAAAAAACTCTTCTCTTTGTTCAGCAATGCAATAACCATCGGTGGCAGCATGGAAAAACTGTATAAAAAAACTAAAAAACCACAGATATGTGTTACTACACGAATTTGGGATGAATTAATAGAATAATGGTTTTTCAAACGAAAGCTCCCAAATTTAAAATGAAAATCCACGCAACTGCGTGGATTTTATGAGGTTTGTTAGTCTGCATACAATGCTGTGAGATCGCATGAGACAACAGAGTCTATTTAGACGTTGAACAGGAAGTTCATCACATCGCCATCTTTTACGATGTATTCCTTGCCTTCTGAACGCATTTTTCCGGCTTCTTTCGCGCCTTGTTCACCTTTGTAGGTGATGAAATCGTCATAGGCGATAGTCTGTGCGCGGATGAAGCCTTTTTCGAAGTCGGTGTGGATCTTACCGGCGGCCTGCGGTGCGGTGGCGCCGACAGGGATGGTCCATGCACGAACTTCTTTCACGCCAGCGGTGAAGTAAGTTTGCAGGTTCAGCAGCTCATAACCTGCACGGATCACGCGGTTCAGACCCGGCTCTTCTAACCCTAACTCCGCCATGAATTCTTCACGGTCAGCATCGTCCAGCTCGGCAATATCTGATTCAACGGCGGCGCAGACGGCCACAACGACAGAGCCTTCAGCCGCTGCGATTTCGCGCACTTTATCGAGGTATGGGTTGTTTTCGAAACCGTCTTCGTTGACGTTAGCGATGTACATCGTTGGTTTCAGTGTCAGGAAGCTCAGGTAGCGGATAGCTGCTTTATCTTCATCGCTTAAATCCAGCGAACGCAGCATGCCAGCGTTTTCCAATTGTGGTAAACATTTCTCCAGCGCGGCCAGCTCAGCTTTAGCATCTTTATCACCGCCTTTGGCTCTCTTCTGCACGCGATGAATGGCGCGTTCACAGGTGTCGAGGTCAGACAGTGCTAATTCAGTGTTGATGACTTCGATATCATCAGCCGGATCCACTTTGTTGTTGACGTGGATGATGTTGTCGTTTTCGAAGCAGCGTACAACGTGGCCGATGGCTTCCGTTTCACGAATGTTGGTCAGGAACTGGTTACCCAAACCTTCACCTTTGGACGCGCCTTTTACCAGACCAGCGATATCAACAAATTCCATGGTGGTAGGGAGGATACGCTGTGGCTTAACGATTTCAGCCAGCTTGTCCAGACGTGGATCGGGCATCGGCACTACGCCAGTGTTCGGCTCGATGGTACAAAACGGGAAGTTGGCCGCTTCGATGCCGGCTTTGGTCAGCGCATTGAACAGAGTGGATTTACCGACGTTAGGCAGCCCAACGATACCGCATTTGAATCCCATGTTTATATCACCTTAAATAACTTATTAATCAGGCAATTACTATCTATTGCCTGTCAGAATGGAAATATTTCGGCAGATTATACACGGAATGGCGATTTATCTCGATCTGCCATCCGCATTCTGACCAGATTATGCCGCTTTGAAGGCATGCAAGCGGTTCATCGCTTTGATCATGTCTTCTTTCATCAGGATTTCTGTGCAGCGTACGGCTTCGTCAATGGCATCGTCGATCAGCGTCTGTTCGCTCGTCGGCGGTTTGCCCAGCACAAAGCCAGTCACTTTGCTTTTATCACCCGGATGGCCGATACCGATGCGTAAACGATGGAAGTTCGGGTTGTTACCCAATTTACTGATGATGTCTTTCAGACCGTTGTGGCCGCCGTGGCCGCCACCCAGCTTAAGTTTGGCAATTCCCGGTAATAAATCCAGTTCATCGTGTGCAACCAGAATTTCATCAGGTTGGATGCGGTAGAAAGTGGCCATTGCCGCGACGGCTTTGCCGCTCAGGTTCATGAACGTGGTGGGAACCAGCAGACGAACATCTTGCCCAGCCAGATTCAGGCGGGAGGTGTAACCAAAAAATTTGCTTTCTTCTTTCAGCGGCTGACGGTAAGCGTCCGCCAGACGATCGACAAACCAGGCACCCGCATTATGGCGGGTGGCGGCATATTCCGCGCCAGGATTAGCCAGGCCGACAATTAATTTAATGCTGCTCACGGTATATTCCAGATTACGTGCTTAAACTTACGCAGGGTAGTGTGATAAACGAAAGCGCTAGTTTACACACCGCATGAGGGATAGCCAAATATCGGTGTTGGAATGTAAAAATATTGTTATTTGTTTAGTGGTGTGATTATTCGGATTTTTGTCTATTTGTTTGTTTAAACGTAAAAAAATATTAATCATTCCCCTTATCTGTGATCCCTCCCGCAATCATCTCAGTACATTGTTGCCTATAATTACATCAACAATAAGAGAGTAAACAGTAATGGCACTCCGATTCATCCACAGAATTAATCTGGAGGTGGCAGATGAAACGCAAGAACGTGACAGTACTCGGTAATGTATTGATGGGTATCGGGATGATCATGATGATTGGCGGCATCGGTTTTTCTATCGCCAGCCAGTTCCCGAAACTGAATGTTCCTGAATATATGACTTACATTGATCTGGTCAGTATTTTTTCTGGCGCAATATTTTGGTTGGCGGGGGCGCGTATTAGCGGGCGTGAAGAAGTCGCGGATCGTTACTGGTGGGTTAAGCACTTTGATAAGCGTTGTCGCCGCCAGCGCCATCCATAATCGTTAATGGCGCCATAGGCGTGAATGAAAATTGAACATGAGAGCCGCTGTAGCTTTGCTATGGCGGTTTTTTGTTTTTATAGTGATAGCGTTTTTACAGTGATGAAAAATAAGAAAGCCACCTTGTTACAGGTGGCTTCATCATTATCGTTTGTCATCGGTTACCCGATCAGCGGCGATTAATGTTCAAACATCGCAGAAATGGATTCTTCGTTGCTGATACGACGAATCGCTTCGGCCAACATCCCGGACAGCGTTAGCGTACGAACATTCGGCAGTGAACGAATGTTTTCCGCCAGCGGAATGGTATCGCAGACAATCACTTCATCAATGACAGAGTTCTTGATGTTCTCGTAAGCATTGCCTGAGAAAATCGGGTGTGTGGCATAAGCGAATACACGTTTAGCCCCACGTTCCTTCAGTGCTTCCGCCGCTTTGCACAGCGTGCCGCCAGTGTCGATCATATCGTCAACCAGTACACAGTCACGGCCAGCGACGTCACCGATGATATGCATCACCTGAGAAACGTTGGCACGCGGACGGCGCTTGTCAATGATCGCCATATCGGTATCGTTCAGCAGTTTAGCGATTGCGCGAGCACGCACAACGCCACCGATATCTGGAGAAACCACGATCGGGTTTTCCAGATTTTGTTGCAACATGTCTTCCAGCAGGATCGGGCTACCGAATACGTTATCTACCGGGACATCGAAGAAACCCTGAATCTGCTCAGCGTGCAGATCCACAGTCAGAACACGGTCAACACCCACGCTGGACAGGAAGTCAGCAACGACTTTCGCGGTGATTGGCACACGTGCGGAACGCACGCGACGATCCTGACGGGCATAGCCGAAGTAGGGGATAACGGCGGTAATACGTCCCGCGGAAGCGCGACGCAGAGCATCGACCATCACAACCAGTTCCATTAGGTTGTCATTGGTGGGTGCACAGGTGGACTGGATGATGAAAATATCACCACCGCGTACATTTTCATTGATTTGCACGCTGACTTCGCCATCGCTAAAACGACCGACAGCGGCGTCGCCAAGGCTAGTGTACAAACGGTTGGCAATACGTTGTGCTAGTTCCGGGATGGCGTTACCAGCAAAAAGCTTCATATCAGGCACGAGAAGAACCTCAGGCTTGCGTCCAGAGAAATATTGCACCTGCCAAGCAAGGAAAAACAACAGGTACAACATGCATACGGGTGTATGAATTAAGTTTGCTACAGACTGGCCGCATGGCAGCCGGTGTGTGGCAAAACCTAACGTTGCCCAGAAAGCGTACGGTGTAGCGGAGAGATATTAACACCTCTCGCGACGAAACCGTTTAACCATTCCGGGGCCTGGTCAAGCACCTGACGGGCTGCGAACTCGGTGTCAAACTCTGCAAACACACAAGCCCCCGTTCCAGTCAGGCGCGCCGGGGCATATTCTAGCAGCCATGAAAGTAGCTGTTCAACCTCACGAAAACGTTTTCTTGCGATAGCTTCACAATCATTGACGAAGGTCTGGTTTAATAAAGTTTCTAAATCACGAATTGGCGAATTCCGCGTCAATTCAGGATCGCTGAAAATCAACGGTGTGGCAATACTCACGCCAGGGTGGGCGACCAGATACCATCTTTCTGGCGGATTTGCGGGGGTTAACTGCTCGCCAATGCCTTCGGCAAAGGCAGAATGCCCACGAACAAAGACGGGAACATCGGCACCCAATTGCAGCCCCAATTCGGCCAACGTATCTACGCTCAGCCCGCTTTGCCATAAATGGTTGAGGGCAACTAAAACGGTTGCTGCGTTGGATGAACCACCGCCCAGTCCGCCGCCCATCGGCAGGCATTTCTCAATACTGATATCTGCGCCGAACCGGGCAGGGCGAATATTGTAGCGTTCGCAGTGCTGCTGCAATAAGCGTGCGGCGCGGACGATCAGATTTTGCTCGTTTTCTACACCGTCGACAGGGGTAAGCAGGTTAATCTGCTCGTCATCACGCGGCCGAATCGTCAAGGTGTCACCATAATCCAGAAACTGGAATAGCGTTTGCAGCAGGTGATACCCGTCTTTTCTCTGTCCGGTGATATAAAGAAACAGGTTCAGTTTGGCGGGGGCAGGCCATGTCTCGATAACCGTCGGTTGCATCGCTTATTTAACCATCCAGTTATTCATCTTCAGCTTAATACGCTGGTCACCCTGAACCAGCTCCAGACTGGTTGGCAGCGGAGGTGTCAACTCAGTGTTGTAACTCTGATAGCTGACATTCCAGTTTTGGTTGCCCTGACGATAGGTGATGGTTTTCAGCAGATAGCGTTCATCCAGCGTGAATTCGGTGGCGTCACCTGGGATGCCGAGAATCCACTGGCGCAGATTGTTCAGCGGGATCGCCATGCCAGTCAGTTGCTGAATCATGTATTCGGCATCCTTACCCACGTAACGCTTGCCCTGATTGTCGGTGATTTGCACGCCGTCAGGTTGGGCTCGCAGTTCTAATTCGGTGCTGCCGAGCGGGTTGGTCAACAGTAGCCGATAACGCTGCGGTGGTGTGTCCTGCCAGAAGAAATTGGCTGATACTCTTTTGCTATCGGAGATATAGGCAAAAGCGCCGCGCGTCTGATATTGGCTGAGCTGCTGGACCTTTTGCTGGTGCTGTTGCCACTCTGGCGAAGTGGCACTTTTACCCGTTTGAGTCGGTTGATTAACGCTACAGGCAGCGAGCAATATGCTGGCTAAAGGCAGTAAACGCAGGCATCGGACGGTTTTGGTTGGCATGTCGGTCGTATCCTGTAAATGAACGAAGTTCGTGAAATACGTCACGCTAACGGGCTTACCGCTCAGCGTCAATGATTGTTATTCGTTAATGGCGTTTATTGTTTTTTGTCAAAAAGTGACTACCTCAGACGAGGTGTATCGCGTGCTGTCGCTTTTCTTGCACTCCTGCATCAAGTAGAATGCGGTTCAAACGAAATCCATACTAAGACCGGTATTACTCAGAAACAGCCTAATGACCCTGCTTGCGCTTGGTATTAATCACAAAACCGCACCGGTTTCTCTGCGTGAACGTGTTGTGTTCTCACCAGATAAACTCGGGGTGGCCCTCGACAGTCTGCTACAGCAACCGCTGGTGCAGGGCGGCGTTGTGCTGTCTACCTGCAATCGTACGGAACTCTACCTTAGCGTTGACGAACAGGAAAACCAGCGTGAGCAGTTGATTCGCTGGCTGTGTGAATATCATCAATTGCGCCCGGAAGACGTCAACGGCAGCCTGTACTGGCATCAGGATAATGCTGCCGTTAGCCATTTGATGCGCGTTGCCAGCGGTCTGGATTCCCTCGTGTTAGGCGAACCGCAGATTTTGGGACAGGTGAAGAAGGCGTTTGCCGAATCACAGCGTGGTCATTCCCTGTCCAGCGAACTGGAGCGGTTGTTTCAGAAATCCTTTACCGTCGCCAAGCGGGTTCGGACGGAAACGGATATTGGTGCTAGCGCGGTGTCGGTGGCATTTGCTGCCTGTACGCTGGCGCGGCAGATCTTTGAATCACTGGCGGATGTCACCGTGCTGCTTGTTGGTGCTGGAGAAACCATTGAACTGGTCGCTCGCTATCTTCGCGAACACAAGGTACAAAAAATGGTGATCGCGAACCGCACCCGTGAACGCGCGCAGGCGCTGGCAACGGAAGTGGGCGCAGACGTCATCACGCTGGCAGAGCTGGACGAACAGCTCGTTCAGGCCGATATCGTGATCAGTTCAACGGCAAGTACGCTGCCGATTATCGGAAAAGGGATGATGGAACGAACGCTCAAGGCGAGACGGAATCAGCCAATGCTGATGGTAGATATTGCGGTTCCGCGCGATATTGAGCCGGAAGTCGGCAAATTGCCGAACGTTTATCTCTACAGTGTGGACGATCTGCATGCGATCATTCAGCATAACCTTGCGCAGCGCAAAGCGGCGGCGGTGCAGGCTGAATCTATCGTGCAGCAGGAAAGCTCTGACTTCATGGCGTGGCTGCGTGCGCAGTCCGCGGTGGAGACCATTCGCGATTATCGTGCTCAGGCCGATGAATTGCGTGCGGAAATGACGGCCAAGGCGCTGGCTGCCATCCAACAAGGCAATGATGTTGAAGCGGTGATTCAGGAACTGACCCACCGTTTGACCAACCGTCTGATTCACGCGCCGACCAAGTCCCTTCAGCAAGCCGCTCGTGACGGCGACCAACACCGGTTACAAATTTTACGTGACAGCCTTGGGCTGGACTAGCATTCATCTCTACTATTTATTTCTACTACAGGATTTAACCGCCCGCATGAAGCCTTCTATTGTTGCTAAACTGGAAGCGTTACAAGAACGCCATGAAGAAGTCCAGGCGTTACTCGGTGAGCCCAGCGTCATCGCTGATATGGATCGCTTTCGCGCGTTGTCGCGAGAATATGCGCAGCTCACTGATATTACCCGCTGTTTCCAGCAATGGCAGCAGGCGCAAGAGGATCAGCAAACCGCAGAAATGATGCTGGACGATCCTGAAATGCGCGATATGGCGCAGGAAGAGTTGAAAGAAAGCAAAGCGACTATTGAAGCACTGGAGCAGCAGCTTCAGGTGCTGTTGTTGCCGAAAGATCCCGACGATGAGCGCGGCTGTTTTCTGGAAGTGCGCGCCGGAACCGGCGGTGACGAAGCGGCAATCTTTGCCGGCGATCTGTTCCGTATGTATAGCCGTTATGCTGAAGCACGCCGTTGGCGTGTTGAGGTGGTGAGCGCCAGCGAGGGTGAACATGGCGGTTATAAAGAAGTTATCGCCAAAATCTCTGGTGATGGAGTGTACGGCCAGCTCAAGTTTGAATCCGGCGGTCATCGCGTTCAGCGTGTTCCTGCGACTGAATCTCAAGGGCGCATTCATACCTCGGCCTGTACGGTCGCCGTGATGGCGGAAGTGCCAGAAGCGGAGATGCCGGACATCAACCCGGCGGATTTGCGTATCGATACCTTCCGCTCTTCTGGCGCGGGCGGTCAGCACGTTAACACCACCGATTCCGCCATCCGTATTACCCACTTGCCAACCGGTATTGTCGTGGAGTGCCAGGACGAGCGTTCACAGCACAAAAACAAAGCCAAAGCGTTGTCGGTGTTGGGCGCGCGTATTCGTGCCGCAGAAGTGCAGAAACGTCAGTTGGAAGAAGCGTCAACCCGCCGTAACCTGCTCGGCAGCGGCGATCGCTCTGACCGTATTCGTACTTACAATTTCCCGCAGGGAAGGGTGACCGATCACCGCATTAACCTGACGCTTTACCGACTGGATGAAGTCATGGAAGGGAAACTGGACACGCTGATTCAGCCGGTCGTGCAGGAATACCAGGCCGATCAGCTTGCTGCGTTGTCCGAGCAGGAATAATGACGTATCAGGATTGGTTAATCTCGGCCACGGCGCAGCTTGCGGCGGGAGAAAGCCCGAAGCGAGATGCGGAAGTTTTGCTGGGGTTTGTGACTGGCAAGTCCCGCACGTTCCTGCTGGCGTTTGGTGAAACTGAGCTGAACGCGGCTGAACAGCAGCAGTTAACCGAGCTGCTGCTGCGTCGTGAACAGGGGGAACCTATTGCCTATTTGATCGGCGTGCGTGAGTTCTGGTCACTGCCGCTGGCCGTGTCACCCGCCACGCTGATTCCTCGTCCCGATACCGAATGTCTGGTCGAACAAGCCTTGCTACGCCTGCCTCAAACGCCGTGTGCTG
This genomic interval from Pectobacterium aquaticum contains the following:
- the ychF gene encoding redox-regulated ATPase YchF, whose protein sequence is MGFKCGIVGLPNVGKSTLFNALTKAGIEAANFPFCTIEPNTGVVPMPDPRLDKLAEIVKPQRILPTTMEFVDIAGLVKGASKGEGLGNQFLTNIRETEAIGHVVRCFENDNIIHVNNKVDPADDIEVINTELALSDLDTCERAIHRVQKRAKGGDKDAKAELAALEKCLPQLENAGMLRSLDLSDEDKAAIRYLSFLTLKPTMYIANVNEDGFENNPYLDKVREIAAAEGSVVVAVCAAVESDIAELDDADREEFMAELGLEEPGLNRVIRAGYELLNLQTYFTAGVKEVRAWTIPVGATAPQAAGKIHTDFEKGFIRAQTIAYDDFITYKGEQGAKEAGKMRSEGKEYIVKDGDVMNFLFNV
- a CDS encoding MBL fold metallo-hydrolase translates to MLLLLVLAVIVVAVYGWLKQPQYVSPEVKPQPENPLFRDGAFHNPVARPTVASQSRWALLYRFLFEKDDGALPDTHLPSEKTDLHQLSKTDNVIIWMGHSSYFIQLEGKTFLLDPVFSDNASPVPRTNVAFKGSNVYSPDDVPTIDYLLITHDHWDHLDYPTLNALRGKIRRIVTPTGVGSYFVKWGFPQKDITEGGWFSCLKENGVDIHVLPTQHFSGRLLKHNQTLWGSFALITEQHRLYLGGDSGYGAHYKAIAERLGGFDIAILECGQYDRDWPHVHMTPEESAQAASDLQAKAVLPSHNSKFKLAHHRWNDPLERISQASENQDWRLMTPRIGERVQVDNPQQAFSQWWNFSSMK
- the ispE gene encoding 4-(cytidine 5'-diphospho)-2-C-methyl-D-erythritol kinase, which produces MQPTVIETWPAPAKLNLFLYITGQRKDGYHLLQTLFQFLDYGDTLTIRPRDDEQINLLTPVDGVENEQNLIVRAARLLQQHCERYNIRPARFGADISIEKCLPMGGGLGGGSSNAATVLVALNHLWQSGLSVDTLAELGLQLGADVPVFVRGHSAFAEGIGEQLTPANPPERWYLVAHPGVSIATPLIFSDPELTRNSPIRDLETLLNQTFVNDCEAIARKRFREVEQLLSWLLEYAPARLTGTGACVFAEFDTEFAARQVLDQAPEWLNGFVARGVNISPLHRTLSGQR
- a CDS encoding TrkH family potassium uptake protein, which encodes MNSSQIRVVTHICGFLVFLYSFSMLPPMVIALLNKEKSFFVFLSTFITFFSLGGIAWVLTRRAGIQLRTRDGFIIIVLFWILFSLISAIPIWQDDALNLSFADALFEGVSGITTTGATVVADVSSLPHAYLYYRAQLNFIGGLGVIVLAVAVLPLLGIGGAKLYQSEMPGPFKEEKLTPRLADTSRSLWLTYSLLGLACTFSYMLAGMPAFDALCHGLSTVSLGGFSTQTESIGFYNNHAIEFVAGLFSLLSAFNFTLWYIAITKRTLKPFQRNAELRFFLLVTCIVVLLTTWQVWHAGMYNMFDSFIHAFFLASSMMTDNGLATADYANWPTHTIVFLLFMSFFGGCVGSTCGGIKTLRFLILLKQSRHELHQLAHPRALMNIKVGGSTVNDRVMHSVWSFFFLYMLFTIFFIWVLNMMGYDLLTSFATVAACINNMGLGFGETASTFGTLKDEAKYLMCAAMIMGRLEIYPILMLFSRFFWRA
- the pth gene encoding aminoacyl-tRNA hydrolase codes for the protein MSSIKLIVGLANPGAEYAATRHNAGAWFVDRLADAYRQPLKEESKFFGYTSRLNLAGQDVRLLVPTTFMNLSGKAVAAMATFYRIQPDEILVAHDELDLLPGIAKLKLGGGHGGHNGLKDIISKLGNNPNFHRLRIGIGHPGDKSKVTGFVLGKPPTSEQTLIDDAIDEAVRCTEILMKEDMIKAMNRLHAFKAA
- the prfA gene encoding peptide chain release factor 1, producing MKPSIVAKLEALQERHEEVQALLGEPSVIADMDRFRALSREYAQLTDITRCFQQWQQAQEDQQTAEMMLDDPEMRDMAQEELKESKATIEALEQQLQVLLLPKDPDDERGCFLEVRAGTGGDEAAIFAGDLFRMYSRYAEARRWRVEVVSASEGEHGGYKEVIAKISGDGVYGQLKFESGGHRVQRVPATESQGRIHTSACTVAVMAEVPEAEMPDINPADLRIDTFRSSGAGGQHVNTTDSAIRITHLPTGIVVECQDERSQHKNKAKALSVLGARIRAAEVQKRQLEEASTRRNLLGSGDRSDRIRTYNFPQGRVTDHRINLTLYRLDEVMEGKLDTLIQPVVQEYQADQLAALSEQE
- the hemA gene encoding glutamyl-tRNA reductase, which produces MTLLALGINHKTAPVSLRERVVFSPDKLGVALDSLLQQPLVQGGVVLSTCNRTELYLSVDEQENQREQLIRWLCEYHQLRPEDVNGSLYWHQDNAAVSHLMRVASGLDSLVLGEPQILGQVKKAFAESQRGHSLSSELERLFQKSFTVAKRVRTETDIGASAVSVAFAACTLARQIFESLADVTVLLVGAGETIELVARYLREHKVQKMVIANRTRERAQALATEVGADVITLAELDEQLVQADIVISSTASTLPIIGKGMMERTLKARRNQPMLMVDIAVPRDIEPEVGKLPNVYLYSVDDLHAIIQHNLAQRKAAAVQAESIVQQESSDFMAWLRAQSAVETIRDYRAQADELRAEMTAKALAAIQQGNDVEAVIQELTHRLTNRLIHAPTKSLQQAARDGDQHRLQILRDSLGLD
- the prs gene encoding ribose-phosphate diphosphokinase produces the protein MPDMKLFAGNAIPELAQRIANRLYTSLGDAAVGRFSDGEVSVQINENVRGGDIFIIQSTCAPTNDNLMELVVMVDALRRASAGRITAVIPYFGYARQDRRVRSARVPITAKVVADFLSSVGVDRVLTVDLHAEQIQGFFDVPVDNVFGSPILLEDMLQQNLENPIVVSPDIGGVVRARAIAKLLNDTDMAIIDKRRPRANVSQVMHIIGDVAGRDCVLVDDMIDTGGTLCKAAEALKERGAKRVFAYATHPIFSGNAYENIKNSVIDEVIVCDTIPLAENIRSLPNVRTLTLSGMLAEAIRRISNEESISAMFEH
- the ychH gene encoding stress-induced protein YchH, with protein sequence MKRKNVTVLGNVLMGIGMIMMIGGIGFSIASQFPKLNVPEYMTYIDLVSIFSGAIFWLAGARISGREEVADRYWWVKHFDKRCRRQRHP
- the lolB gene encoding lipoprotein insertase outer membrane protein LolB, which gives rise to MPTKTVRCLRLLPLASILLAACSVNQPTQTGKSATSPEWQQHQQKVQQLSQYQTRGAFAYISDSKRVSANFFWQDTPPQRYRLLLTNPLGSTELELRAQPDGVQITDNQGKRYVGKDAEYMIQQLTGMAIPLNNLRQWILGIPGDATEFTLDERYLLKTITYRQGNQNWNVSYQSYNTELTPPLPTSLELVQGDQRIKLKMNNWMVK